From the genome of Symphalangus syndactylus isolate Jambi chromosome 5, NHGRI_mSymSyn1-v2.1_pri, whole genome shotgun sequence, one region includes:
- the CD27 gene encoding CD27 antigen isoform X1 — MARPHPWWLWVLGTLVGLSATPAPKSCPERHYWAQGKLCCQMCEPGTFLVKDCDQHRKAAQCEPCIPGVSFSPDHHSRPHCESCRHCNSGEKLRPVYTRIAGFKVAPLNKCSLARHFLELGLLVRNCTITANAECACRNGWQCRDKECTECDPLPNPSLTTQPSQALSPHPQPTHLPYVSEMLEARTAGHMQTLADFRQPPARTLSTHWPPQRSLCSSDFIRILVIFSGMFLVFTLAGALFLRQQRKYRSNKGESPVEPAEPCRYSCPREEEGSTIPIQEDYRKPEPAFSP, encoded by the exons ATGGCACGGCCACATCCCTGGTGGCTGTGGGTTCTGGGGACCCTGGTGGGGCTCTCAGCTACTCCAGCCCCCAAGAGCTGCCCAGAGAGGCACTACTGGGCTCAGGGAAAGCTGTGCTGCCAGATGTGTGAGCCAG GAACATTCCTCGTGAAGGACTGTGACCAGCACAGAAAGGCTGCCCAGTGTGAGCCTTGCATACCGGGGGTCTCCTTCTCTCCCGACCACCACAGCCGGCCCCACTGTGAGAGCTGTCGGCACTGCAACTCTGGTGAG AAACTACGGCCAGTATACACTAGAATAGCAGGCTTTAAAGTGGCCCCTTTGAACAAATGTTCTCTAGCAAGACACTTTTTAGAACTAG GTCTTCTCGTTCGCAACTGCACCATCACTGCCAATGCTGAGTGTGCCTGTCGCAATGGCTGGCAGTGCAGGGACAAGGAGTGCACCGAGTGCGATCCTCTCCCAAACCCTTCGCTGACCACTCAGCCGTCTCAGGCCCTGAGCCCACACCCTCAGCCCACCCACTTACCTTATGTCAGTG AGATGCTGGAGGCCAGGACAGCTGGGCACATGCAGACTCTGGCTGACTTCAGGCAGCCGCCTGCCCGGACTCTCTCTACCCACTGGCCAC CCCAAAGATCCCTGTGCAGCTCAGATTTTATTCGCATCCTTGTGATCTTCTCCGGAATGTTCCTTGTTTTCACCCTGGCCGGAGCCCTGTTCCTCCGTCAACAAAGGAAATATAGATCAA ACAAAGGAGAAAGTCCCGTGGAGCCTGCAGAGCCTTGTCGTTACAGCTgccccagggaggaggagggcagCACCATCCCCATCCAGGAGGATTACCGAAAACCGGAGCCTGCCTTCTCCCCCTGA
- the CD27 gene encoding CD27 antigen isoform X3 yields the protein MARPHPWWLWVLGTLVGLSATPAPKSCPERHYWAQGKLCCQMCEPGTFLVKDCDQHRKAAQCEPCIPGVSFSPDHHSRPHCLLVRNCTITANAECACRNGWQCRDKECTECDPLPNPSLTTQPSQALSPHPQPTHLPYVSEMLEARTAGHMQTLADFRQPPARTLSTHWPPQRSLCSSDFIRILVIFSGMFLVFTLAGALFLRQQRKYRSNKGESPVEPAEPCRYSCPREEEGSTIPIQEDYRKPEPAFSP from the exons ATGGCACGGCCACATCCCTGGTGGCTGTGGGTTCTGGGGACCCTGGTGGGGCTCTCAGCTACTCCAGCCCCCAAGAGCTGCCCAGAGAGGCACTACTGGGCTCAGGGAAAGCTGTGCTGCCAGATGTGTGAGCCAG GAACATTCCTCGTGAAGGACTGTGACCAGCACAGAAAGGCTGCCCAGTGTGAGCCTTGCATACCGGGGGTCTCCTTCTCTCCCGACCACCACAGCCGGCCCCACT GTCTTCTCGTTCGCAACTGCACCATCACTGCCAATGCTGAGTGTGCCTGTCGCAATGGCTGGCAGTGCAGGGACAAGGAGTGCACCGAGTGCGATCCTCTCCCAAACCCTTCGCTGACCACTCAGCCGTCTCAGGCCCTGAGCCCACACCCTCAGCCCACCCACTTACCTTATGTCAGTG AGATGCTGGAGGCCAGGACAGCTGGGCACATGCAGACTCTGGCTGACTTCAGGCAGCCGCCTGCCCGGACTCTCTCTACCCACTGGCCAC CCCAAAGATCCCTGTGCAGCTCAGATTTTATTCGCATCCTTGTGATCTTCTCCGGAATGTTCCTTGTTTTCACCCTGGCCGGAGCCCTGTTCCTCCGTCAACAAAGGAAATATAGATCAA ACAAAGGAGAAAGTCCCGTGGAGCCTGCAGAGCCTTGTCGTTACAGCTgccccagggaggaggagggcagCACCATCCCCATCCAGGAGGATTACCGAAAACCGGAGCCTGCCTTCTCCCCCTGA
- the CD27 gene encoding CD27 antigen isoform X4: MARPHPWWLWVLGTLVGLSATPAPKSCPERHYWAQGKLCCQMCEPGTFLVKDCDQHRKAAQCEPCIPGVSFSPDHHSRPHCESCRHCNSEMLEARTAGHMQTLADFRQPPARTLSTHWPPQRSLCSSDFIRILVIFSGMFLVFTLAGALFLRQQRKYRSNKGESPVEPAEPCRYSCPREEEGSTIPIQEDYRKPEPAFSP; this comes from the exons ATGGCACGGCCACATCCCTGGTGGCTGTGGGTTCTGGGGACCCTGGTGGGGCTCTCAGCTACTCCAGCCCCCAAGAGCTGCCCAGAGAGGCACTACTGGGCTCAGGGAAAGCTGTGCTGCCAGATGTGTGAGCCAG GAACATTCCTCGTGAAGGACTGTGACCAGCACAGAAAGGCTGCCCAGTGTGAGCCTTGCATACCGGGGGTCTCCTTCTCTCCCGACCACCACAGCCGGCCCCACTGTGAGAGCTGTCGGCACTGCAACTCTG AGATGCTGGAGGCCAGGACAGCTGGGCACATGCAGACTCTGGCTGACTTCAGGCAGCCGCCTGCCCGGACTCTCTCTACCCACTGGCCAC CCCAAAGATCCCTGTGCAGCTCAGATTTTATTCGCATCCTTGTGATCTTCTCCGGAATGTTCCTTGTTTTCACCCTGGCCGGAGCCCTGTTCCTCCGTCAACAAAGGAAATATAGATCAA ACAAAGGAGAAAGTCCCGTGGAGCCTGCAGAGCCTTGTCGTTACAGCTgccccagggaggaggagggcagCACCATCCCCATCCAGGAGGATTACCGAAAACCGGAGCCTGCCTTCTCCCCCTGA
- the CD27 gene encoding CD27 antigen isoform X2, producing MARPHPWWLWVLGTLVGLSATPAPKSCPERHYWAQGKLCCQMCEPGTFLVKDCDQHRKAAQCEPCIPGVSFSPDHHSRPHCESCRHCNSGLLVRNCTITANAECACRNGWQCRDKECTECDPLPNPSLTTQPSQALSPHPQPTHLPYVSEMLEARTAGHMQTLADFRQPPARTLSTHWPPQRSLCSSDFIRILVIFSGMFLVFTLAGALFLRQQRKYRSNKGESPVEPAEPCRYSCPREEEGSTIPIQEDYRKPEPAFSP from the exons ATGGCACGGCCACATCCCTGGTGGCTGTGGGTTCTGGGGACCCTGGTGGGGCTCTCAGCTACTCCAGCCCCCAAGAGCTGCCCAGAGAGGCACTACTGGGCTCAGGGAAAGCTGTGCTGCCAGATGTGTGAGCCAG GAACATTCCTCGTGAAGGACTGTGACCAGCACAGAAAGGCTGCCCAGTGTGAGCCTTGCATACCGGGGGTCTCCTTCTCTCCCGACCACCACAGCCGGCCCCACTGTGAGAGCTGTCGGCACTGCAACTCTG GTCTTCTCGTTCGCAACTGCACCATCACTGCCAATGCTGAGTGTGCCTGTCGCAATGGCTGGCAGTGCAGGGACAAGGAGTGCACCGAGTGCGATCCTCTCCCAAACCCTTCGCTGACCACTCAGCCGTCTCAGGCCCTGAGCCCACACCCTCAGCCCACCCACTTACCTTATGTCAGTG AGATGCTGGAGGCCAGGACAGCTGGGCACATGCAGACTCTGGCTGACTTCAGGCAGCCGCCTGCCCGGACTCTCTCTACCCACTGGCCAC CCCAAAGATCCCTGTGCAGCTCAGATTTTATTCGCATCCTTGTGATCTTCTCCGGAATGTTCCTTGTTTTCACCCTGGCCGGAGCCCTGTTCCTCCGTCAACAAAGGAAATATAGATCAA ACAAAGGAGAAAGTCCCGTGGAGCCTGCAGAGCCTTGTCGTTACAGCTgccccagggaggaggagggcagCACCATCCCCATCCAGGAGGATTACCGAAAACCGGAGCCTGCCTTCTCCCCCTGA
- the CD27 gene encoding CD27 antigen isoform X5: protein MLEARTAGHMQTLADFRQPPARTLSTHWPPQRSLCSSDFIRILVIFSGMFLVFTLAGALFLRQQRKYRSNKGESPVEPAEPCRYSCPREEEGSTIPIQEDYRKPEPAFSP from the exons ATGCTGGAGGCCAGGACAGCTGGGCACATGCAGACTCTGGCTGACTTCAGGCAGCCGCCTGCCCGGACTCTCTCTACCCACTGGCCAC CCCAAAGATCCCTGTGCAGCTCAGATTTTATTCGCATCCTTGTGATCTTCTCCGGAATGTTCCTTGTTTTCACCCTGGCCGGAGCCCTGTTCCTCCGTCAACAAAGGAAATATAGATCAA ACAAAGGAGAAAGTCCCGTGGAGCCTGCAGAGCCTTGTCGTTACAGCTgccccagggaggaggagggcagCACCATCCCCATCCAGGAGGATTACCGAAAACCGGAGCCTGCCTTCTCCCCCTGA